The nucleotide window ATGAACGGTGGAACCGAGTGGAATCACATCAGGGTCAACCGCCACAACATTTGCATCCGGATCATTGTTAAGATCCTTGCCAGTGGCTGTTACCCCAGTGCACCCTTCACAATCCGCCGTGTAGGCTGTTGCATCCATTGTAAAACTGTTGCCTTCTGCTTCGGTAGAGTCTTCGCTTCCTGTGTTTTCTTCAGTTCCTTCATTTTCTTCAGTTGCTGTGTCTTCTTCGGTTGCTGGTTCTTCAGTTCCTTCGTTTCCTGTGTTTTCTTCGGTTACTGCTTCTTCTTCCGTTCCTTCGTCTTCAGTCGTTTCGTTGTTTCCATCGGTACTACCGTTAGAATCACTGGAAGTTATATTATTTAGTACTTCTTGCGTCTCAGGACCTGCTACGCCATAGAAGTTGCCGGCCGGAGAAGAAACCCCGTTATCCAGTTGAAAGTCTTGAACTGCACTTAACGTTCTCGGCCCAAAGGTATTCCCAGTTGACCCATTAAAATAACCTAGTTCCTTTAACGTTACTTGAAGCTCGTTGACATCTTCACCTACATCTCCATTCGTTACTTGATATGATTCACTAAATGCAGCATCTGCCGCGGTTGGTAGTGAAATCATACCTACTGCTACTACCGCACTTACGATATATTTTTTCATAAAGATTCATTTACTCATCCACGTATTCGTAAATTTGATGGCAATTGCTTGAGTATCAAGCTACGTGATGATGTAAATGCACACCTCCTAAATTATTTTTTAATCCGTCTATGGATTATAGTCACAGTAGTCGCAGCTTTCAATAACTTTAATAGTTTTGTTGTCAAGGTGTAATATAGGGTTCGATTTCGAGATTACGGGAAATAATTAATAAAAATTGGGAATTACTACTATACGCGTATAAACATACGGTTTATTTATACAAAGCCACGATAAATGTAATCTTTTTGTAATTTTTATAAGATGGGATTTTGAGCCTTTTGACCTTGAACTGATTCCCTTTTCCTATTACTTAAAGGGAAAAGTGGAAATTATCCGTATGGGGAGATTGCCGATATTGTACTTATTCAATTGTACCTTCTGCTCCGATCGAGAAAGATCAGGAACTGGAGAAGGAATTATTAGCGGCCGGAGCACATGAAGCCGGCACGTATTGCATCAGCAATACCAACCAAAGGAGATAATCTGACCTTTACGGATTATAATAGATCGGCGAATTCGGTCCAAGATCCCATCCGAAAAATACCCATACGAACAAGAGAAGAGACCAGGCGATCAAGAAAAATATCGAGAATGGCAACATCACGGAAATGAGCGTTCCGATGCCCATTTTCTTGTCGTATTGCTGAGCGAAGGCAATAATCACGGCAAAATACGTCATGAGCGGAGTGATGATATTCGTTGTCGAGTCCGCCACACGATACGTCGATTGGGTTAGCTCCGGTGAATAGCCGACCTGCATCATGATCGGGACGAAAACCGGAGCTAACATTGCCCACTTTGCCGATGCACTGCCGACGAATAGGTTAATAAACGCCGTAAGCAAGAGGAACCCGATAAGGACCGGGAAGCCACCGATATCGAAATTATTCAGGAGTTCACCGCCGTAAATGCCGAGAATCAATCCCAGATTTGTTTCGTCAAAGTAAGCGATAAATTGGCCTGCGGTAAAAGCAAGCACGATAAACATTGCCATAGAAGACATGGTATCGGACATTTGCTTGACGACGTCTGCATCGCTTCGCGTTTCTTTTGTCACAATGCCGTAGACGAGCCCGGGGATGAAAAATAAAATAAGCAAAACAACGACAAGTGATTCCATAAAGGGGGACTCGACGATAGGCTGCGGGCCATCCCCACGCATCGGCCCCCATTCCGGCACGACGAGCAGGCTCATGGCCCCGGCCGCAATCAATACAGATACGACCGCCCATGTAATGCCTCTTTTTTCCGTAGCGCTGATCTGTTCCAGTTCCCCGCTAAATCCCCCATCCCAGACGCCAAGCCGCGGCTCTACAATTTTTTCCGAAACCCACGTGCCAACAATTGTTAATAAAAAAGTTGACGCGATAATAAACCAATAGTTCATCGCGATGTTCATCGTTTCCGCGTATTGCGGATCAATCGTTGCAGCTGCGCCCCGTGTGAGTTCGGCAAGCATAGGGTCAGTTGCCGACAGCAATAAATTGGCACTGAAGCCGCCGGATACACCGGCAAATGCCGTCGCCAACCCTGCAAGGGGATGGCGATTGAGTGCTGAATAGATGAGTGCGCCCAGCGGCGGAAGGACGACGTAACCTGCATCGGAAGCGACGCTGGACATAATGGCCGCGAACACTAAACCAGCTGTAATTAAGCGTTTGGGAATAGCAAGGACAAACCCGCGCAAGCAGGCGCTGATAAGACCGCTCTGTTCGCATACCCCGATCCCGAGCATCGTTGCCAGCACGACACCGAGCGGCGCAAAGCCGATGAAATTATCGACCATGCTCGTAAATATGTACTCAATCCCTTCCGCGGAGAGCAAATTCAAGACTTCAAGCGTTTCACCGGGTTCCGCGGGATCTTCCACGCTGATATCAAAACCGGCGACAATCGCGGAAATGATCATGACGATAATCGCTAAAATCGCGAATAATGTGACCGGATGGGGCAGCCTGTTGCCAGTTCTTTCGATAAAATCGAGAAAACGTTGGAAAAACCCTTTTCGTTTTGCTGTTTCTGCCATACCAATTCCCCTTCTTCGGGATAAAAAAAGACCCTTTTTTTGGTATTGTCACTCAAATGGGCCTTTCTATGTATGGGGAACAACAAAAAGCTGATTTCAATCGTGCGCATTGAAATCAGCAAGTCCCGATATTAATGAACAGCCACCTTTAGCCTATGAATTTCCATATCGTGCTCTGCGACTTTATCACGCAAATAACTGATGTCGACATTTTGGCTTCTTGATTCCTTCAACACTTTATGCAGTTGCTTAGATTCTGCATGGCGCTGTCGGCTCAATTGCCTTTCTTCTGCAAATTCGATTTCCATCCCATCCATTCGCGTGATCAATTCCTTGCTGATTTTATTATTCTCGCCGACCATTTGATATGTCTCTCGATACGATCCATGCGTTCTTCACTCATGCCGTCCCCTCTCTTTCGATTATTTTTAGCGCATTGTATCTCTCTATTATCTATTATATAGAATATTCGTTCCCTTTCCAATGAAATTTTAGTCCTTTTTATTTCCCCACCAACCCTTGGTGCAAATCCTCCGCCAACAGCGACAATAGCCCTTCCTGATATCCGGCTTTTCCCTCCTCTTTCATTTCGCGTACGACCGGCAGCAGTGCTTCATTGGTTACATTCAAAAGCTTGGCCAAGCGTTCCGCTTCCATATGATTATCCGATAGCGACTGATGATAAGACGAAACATCCATCCGCCATAACTTAGCGCCATAAGGATAACGAGCAAGCAAACGGTCTGCCATCGCTACTCCTTCGGGGTCGATATCACCGGCATAAACAAGCGTGACGTTGGAATCGACGAGCATATCCATCAATTGCAATGCCGCTAACTTGAATTGCCCGTGTGTGCAAATGAGAGGTGCGTTGGGAACAGAATCTAAGAGACTTGAATACACGCCGGAATTTTCCACGATCCATACCCGATCGGCGATTGCCGGATAAACATCAGTTATCCGTTGCAATTCGCGTAAGGGATATTGAGCACGGATTGTGTATCCACAGCTGCCTGCCATAAAGGGTGTACTGTTTCTCCAACATCCGCCAGCAGATTCGCCACCGTGACATTGTTTGTAATATCATCCCGAAGGATATAAAAAGATTCCAGAAGTCTTGTCGCCTCTTCACTCCCATTGATAGGAGGACACCCGCTTTTAATCTGCAATACGTGCATCAAAAGCTTGCCGGCATCTTGGTTCATGTCAAAAGTGTGCGGATCCCCGCTCACCTTCTGGCTAAACACCGGCAATCGGATCGGCTCCTCGGTAAGGTTTCGAACCGCATCATGGAGAACTGGCACTAGCTCGGCTAACCTTCCGCTTTCAAGCAACCGGTATACCCAATAGGTATCCGGACCACGCGTGCGCAAATAATCGAACCAGTGTGTGAGATCCGGATATTGCGCTCCCCAATGCACGAGCGTTCGTTCTTCCGACTCTCGTTTTTGTTCGTGGGTTTCTTTTTTGGAAACGATTTTTTCATTAAAGTAACCTTCCAACAACGCGCGGACACCTACACCGGCAAAGCGTGTCTCACCCAGTTTCTTTTCAAAGCGAAGCAAATAGATCTTCTTTTTTTGTAAAAGAACCTCTTTCGTACTGCCAAAAAAAACAGCAATCTCCTCAAGCTCTGTGTCTTTGAAATCTGTAATATCGACAGATCCCCCCACGCGCCCGAGTGATTCCATTTTTTTGCGAAAAAGAGGAAAGAGCCGTCGAAAACCGCTCTTTCCTTGAAAATAGGCTAATGCTTCATCCAACATCTTTCTCACACCTCAACCGGTTCGGGCATTTGCATTGCGATCTTCTCTCCGTTCCAACGATAATGGATCGTCGTCACGTAATCGGCGTTCTTCGCGCGCAATAATTCATAGATCGAAAGGGACGGTACCGTATCATAGTCGCCCCAAAGCACCTGTGAATTCATAATGTAATCAAATCCGAGTTGTTCCACGACTTCAAACATTTCCCGAATATTATTCTCATCCACGCCTGCAAAGGCTTCGTCCAAGGAAATAATGTAAGGCGCTTGCGGGGACGCTTCTTGATAGCGAGAATAGCAAGCAGTCAAAAGCGGAATATACATGGCCAATGCTTTTTCGCCCCCGCTGAATTTATAAAACTGGTTATTGGAAAGTTCACGTACCGGCTCGTTCGTACGTTGAAAATAAATCTTGAACGAAAACCATTTTCGGTAGTCGAGGACTTCTTTTAAGACTTGCAAAAGTGTCTCTCCGTCCCCTTCGTCTTGAATCAGCTGTTTTGCACGGGCAATCTTTGAACGAAAATGGGTCGTTATCCGTTCCAAATCTTCGTCTTTCAGCAGCTTTGCATCTTGCTTTAAATGGTGTACAAGATCCCGGGTATCCATCTCATCTTCCGACTCCGCCGTGCGTGGTTTCCATTTGATCGAAAAGGTCAGCCCGGAAGAGATGTTGCGGCTGCCCATGATTTTGTTCATTTCTTTCGTCCACATTTCAGCGCGGCGAATGCGGCTGCGCAGCTTCATTCCGACGGATTTAAATAAAATTTCTTCGTACAACTCTTTATCCGCTTCGTTTAATATATCTTGTTGGCGTTCCTGCTCTTCGTTTACATAGGCAGCAACGGCATATGGGCTGACGGATTGGCCGCGCATGTACAATTCGATCATGCGCCGTTCCGATTTCGTTTCCCACGTCCGGAGCATCATTTGTTCTTCTTCGGATTGATACGCTTCCAGCTCTTCGGGGAGATTTTCCGAGACCGTATAATCTTTCATGCGATATTCCATCAGATCCGTTTGCTGTTCGTGAAACTGGTTCGTCAAATGCCGTTCAAACGCGGCAGCATTTTGGTCTTTCACGAACGCCCCGTATTGCTTCATCGTTTCCGATACAAGGTCGCTGAAAGATTGCGGGCCATCCTCTCCAAAAACAAAGCCGCGCTTCCACTCCTTCTCAACGGTCGCATGCCACAGGTTACGCAACTGACGGGTGAACGCAATTGCCCGTTCTTTGTCCTGGATCTCTTTATCACCATTTTCAGCATGGACGCGCTTGGCGGGTACAGTTTGTTTTTTCTCGTCCAGCCCCTCGCGCACTTCCTGCAAACGCTTTTGCACACGTTGAATTTCTTCTCGAAGGTCTTGGACGCCGGCGGAGGCCAGTTGCTTTTCCAGTTGTTCGATGTTCAGGCGAATGCCGCTAAGTTCAGCATTTTCGTGATTGTACTCCCCTTTTAACTCATCGACATCTTCTTTTAATTCCTCAAGCCGCTCGCTGAGCTCCGTCAACCGTTCTGTCGTTCGTTGCTTTTGGTCATGCAAACGTTGAAGCGTGAGGAGGTCTTGCGTGTAGGCGGTCATGTCTTCTTTGGCATGGCGGTAAGTTTTCCAATCTGCCTGAAGTTCGACATCCTTTGTCTTTTCCCCAACCTCCATCTTTTTCTCTCTTAATTCCCGGTCCAAATGCTTTGAGGTTTCCACTAAACGTTCCACCCGTTGATTCAAGTGGCTAAGGTTGGCTCGTGTTGCCTCCAATTGCCGCCAAATTTCCCGCAGGTCGCTGTCATCCGGAAATGTTTGCAAGTTGGATTCCAAAGCCTTCATTTTTTCCTCTGCGCCATTCTTTATTTGTTGAACGTGCGCACGGGTCGATTCTACACCCGTAATCTCTTCCTGCAGACGTTCGATTTGTTCCTCGCGATACTTTGCACGGGCGGTGCGACCAACAAAACGCACCCGTTCCAGAGGCTGGGCATGCCCTTTCAAGAGCCCAATTCGATAACTGCCATCAAGATCAAACGTGGCCTCTCCTTCGCTCTCGCTGCCAATCATGATACTTCGGAGCGCATCATCAATCGTTTCAGCCCTCAGTCGGCTTTCGTCAGGCAACTCCGGCCGAAGGTAATCGGCAAGGGTCGGTACCATCATTTTCGGTTGCGGCATGAGCACACGGTCATAGGTCAGGCTGAAATCGTT belongs to Salicibibacter cibi and includes:
- a CDS encoding 3D domain-containing protein yields the protein MKKYIVSAVVAVGMISLPTAADAAFSESYQVTNGDVGEDVNELQVTLKELGYFNGSTGNTFGPRTLSAVQDFQLDNGVSSPAGNFYGVAGPETQEVLNNITSSDSNGSTDGNNETTEDEGTEEEAVTEENTGNEGTEEPATEEDTATEENEGTEENTGSEDSTEAEGNSFTMDATAYTADCEGCTGVTATGKDLNNDPDANVVAVDPDVIPLGSTVHVEGYGEAVAADTGGAINGEKIDLHVSTKEEANNFGQQSVEVTVLD
- a CDS encoding AbgT family transporter gives rise to the protein MAETAKRKGFFQRFLDFIERTGNRLPHPVTLFAILAIIVMIISAIVAGFDISVEDPAEPGETLEVLNLLSAEGIEYIFTSMVDNFIGFAPLGVVLATMLGIGVCEQSGLISACLRGFVLAIPKRLITAGLVFAAIMSSVASDAGYVVLPPLGALIYSALNRHPLAGLATAFAGVSGGFSANLLLSATDPMLAELTRGAAATIDPQYAETMNIAMNYWFIIASTFLLTIVGTWVSEKIVEPRLGVWDGGFSGELEQISATEKRGITWAVVSVLIAAGAMSLLVVPEWGPMRGDGPQPIVESPFMESLVVVLLILFFIPGLVYGIVTKETRSDADVVKQMSDTMSSMAMFIVLAFTAGQFIAYFDETNLGLILGIYGGELLNNFDIGGFPVLIGFLLLTAFINLFVGSASAKWAMLAPVFVPIMMQVGYSPELTQSTYRVADSTTNIITPLMTYFAVIIAFAQQYDKKMGIGTLISVMLPFSIFFLIAWSLLLFVWVFFGWDLGPNSPIYYNP
- a CDS encoding DUF2399 domain-containing protein; the encoded protein is MQRITDVYPAIADRVWIVENSGVYSSLLDSVPNAPLICTHGQFKLAALQLMDMLVDSNVTLVYAGDIDPEGVAMADRLLARYPYGAKLWRMDVSSYHQSLSDNHMEAERLAKLLNVTNEALLPVVREMKEEGKAGYQEGLLSLLAEDLHQGLVGK
- a CDS encoding TIGR02679 domain-containing protein, with product MLDEALAYFQGKSGFRRLFPLFRKKMESLGRVGGSVDITDFKDTELEEIAVFFGSTKEVLLQKKKIYLLRFEKKLGETRFAGVGVRALLEGYFNEKIVSKKETHEQKRESEERTLVHWGAQYPDLTHWFDYLRTRGPDTYWVYRLLESGRLAELVPVLHDAVRNLTEEPIRLPVFSQKVSGDPHTFDMNQDAGKLLMHVLQIKSGCPPINGSEEATRLLESFYILRDDITNNVTVANLLADVGETVHPLWQAAVDTQSVLNIPYANCNG
- a CDS encoding TIGR02680 family protein, producing MSAENKWQMNRAGLLNFWYYDEEMFDFEDGKLLLRGSNGSGKSVTMQSFLPVLLDGRKSPDRLDPFGSRARRMEDYLLGEQEVVDRDERTGYLFIEYKRANSDQYVTTGIGLQAKRHKQMKFWGFVITDNRRIGEDFFLYKKEKEKKIPLSRVELEHRMADGGTVVQTQHEYMKLVNRHVFGFSTLDAYEELIKLLIQIRSPKLSKDYRPTAIYEILEAALPPLTDEDLRHLSDTIEQMDQTKQQMEQLDREQEALGKLNKAYDRYNQRLLADQVDEYQKADKRLVNDEKRLAEMQERQRTLLAEISGLEEEIEQLGLEQDTLVKHEERLSSHEVWDMEKELGAEREREKNQQQKVEALEAKQENKERQEFDTKTRIREVEAEAERVHQDVQDQLEKLEMLADEAAFSGHTQNADDYKKTADEAFAFMLWEKEAKKHERLLADGEETLRAFSDLKEKVMAQKKELDEEQQHLEQVRHEEREWTRTFDEEKEKQAEAIRAWLEASELLKDSGESAFQQSTRMIYQLYADSNYEDVRAPFRALTDQFVSKQKTIIAKRDVEIGELDKQKAELEEELHTWKTKKDPEPDTQKATIEARRHLKDKGIAFESLYASVEFLEDVPEDTRVRIESALIDAGLLDALVTDGNDFSLTYDRVLMPQPKMMVPTLADYLRPELPDESRLRAETIDDALRSIMIGSESEGEATFDLDGSYRIGLLKGHAQPLERVRFVGRTARAKYREEQIERLQEEITGVESTRAHVQQIKNGAEEKMKALESNLQTFPDDSDLREIWRQLEATRANLSHLNQRVERLVETSKHLDRELREKKMEVGEKTKDVELQADWKTYRHAKEDMTAYTQDLLTLQRLHDQKQRTTERLTELSERLEELKEDVDELKGEYNHENAELSGIRLNIEQLEKQLASAGVQDLREEIQRVQKRLQEVREGLDEKKQTVPAKRVHAENGDKEIQDKERAIAFTRQLRNLWHATVEKEWKRGFVFGEDGPQSFSDLVSETMKQYGAFVKDQNAAAFERHLTNQFHEQQTDLMEYRMKDYTVSENLPEELEAYQSEEEQMMLRTWETKSERRMIELYMRGQSVSPYAVAAYVNEEQERQQDILNEADKELYEEILFKSVGMKLRSRIRRAEMWTKEMNKIMGSRNISSGLTFSIKWKPRTAESEDEMDTRDLVHHLKQDAKLLKDEDLERITTHFRSKIARAKQLIQDEGDGETLLQVLKEVLDYRKWFSFKIYFQRTNEPVRELSNNQFYKFSGGEKALAMYIPLLTACYSRYQEASPQAPYIISLDEAFAGVDENNIREMFEVVEQLGFDYIMNSQVLWGDYDTVPSLSIYELLRAKNADYVTTIHYRWNGEKIAMQMPEPVEV